A section of the bacterium genome encodes:
- the ctaD gene encoding cytochrome c oxidase subunit I, with translation MATAVFRPYEHQIADPHEVPKKHYLNAGFSAKSWLLTIDHKRIAILYLITVTLFFLIGGLFAVFVRLELMTPAADLMQSETYNKMFTMHGIMMVFFFLIPAIPAILGNFLVPLMIGAKDLAFPRLNLLSWYIYMIGGLFTFAAVLFGGVDTGWTFYTPYSSTYSNTNVILAAVGIFITGFSSILTGLNFIVTIHKMRAPGMTWFRMPLFIWAHYATSLIQVLGTPVVAITIVLVGLERLFHIGIFDPAVGGDPLLFQHLFWFYSHPAVYIMVLPAMGVMSELVTCFSRKKIFGYEFVAFSSLAIAVISFLVWGHHMFTTGQSIYAGMVFSFLSFLVAIPSAIKVFNWTATLYKGSVSYQAPMLYAIGFIGLFTIGGLTGMFLSTLAVDVHVHDTYFIVAHFHYIMVGGTIMAYLGGLHFWWPKITGRLYPEGWARFAALVVFVGFNLTFFPQFVLGYLGMPRRYHVYPEEFQVLNVLSTAGATILGVGYLIPLIYFIWSLKSGPRASANPWSATGLEWQTTSPPPTHNFDKTPVVTDDAYDYAKYAKEHAKAEEATLV, from the coding sequence ATGGCTACTGCTGTTTTCCGACCTTATGAACATCAAATCGCCGATCCGCACGAGGTTCCGAAGAAGCACTATTTGAATGCCGGCTTCAGTGCGAAATCATGGCTGCTCACCATCGACCACAAGCGCATCGCGATTCTCTATTTGATCACGGTGACCTTGTTCTTTTTGATTGGCGGACTGTTCGCCGTGTTTGTGCGCCTGGAGCTGATGACGCCGGCCGCCGACTTGATGCAGTCGGAGACCTACAACAAGATGTTCACGATGCACGGCATCATGATGGTGTTCTTCTTCCTGATCCCGGCGATCCCGGCCATCCTCGGCAACTTTTTGGTGCCGCTGATGATTGGCGCCAAAGATCTGGCCTTCCCGCGCCTCAACCTGCTGAGCTGGTACATTTACATGATCGGCGGCTTGTTCACTTTTGCCGCCGTGCTCTTCGGCGGGGTGGACACCGGCTGGACGTTTTACACGCCCTACAGCAGCACGTATTCCAACACCAACGTCATTCTGGCGGCGGTCGGTATCTTTATCACCGGCTTCTCCTCGATTTTGACCGGCCTGAACTTCATCGTCACCATTCACAAAATGCGCGCGCCCGGCATGACTTGGTTCCGCATGCCCCTGTTCATCTGGGCGCATTATGCCACCAGCCTCATCCAAGTGCTGGGCACGCCGGTGGTGGCCATCACCATCGTGCTGGTCGGCCTGGAACGCTTGTTTCACATCGGCATCTTTGATCCGGCGGTCGGCGGCGATCCCCTGCTGTTTCAGCATTTGTTTTGGTTCTACTCACACCCGGCGGTCTACATCATGGTGCTGCCCGCCATGGGCGTGATGAGCGAGCTTGTCACCTGCTTCTCGCGCAAGAAGATTTTTGGCTACGAATTCGTCGCCTTCTCCAGTCTGGCCATTGCGGTGATCAGTTTTCTGGTGTGGGGCCATCACATGTTCACGACCGGCCAGTCCATCTATGCCGGCATGGTCTTCTCCTTTCTGAGCTTTTTGGTTGCCATTCCTTCGGCCATCAAGGTGTTCAACTGGACTGCGACGCTTTACAAAGGCTCGGTGTCCTATCAGGCGCCGATGTTGTATGCGATTGGATTCATCGGATTGTTCACCATCGGCGGCCTGACCGGCATGTTTTTGTCGACGCTGGCGGTCGACGTGCACGTGCACGACACCTACTTCATCGTCGCCCATTTCCATTACATCATGGTGGGCGGCACGATCATGGCGTATCTCGGCGGCCTGCACTTTTGGTGGCCGAAGATCACCGGCCGGCTCTATCCCGAAGGCTGGGCGCGTTTTGCCGCGCTGGTGGTGTTTGTCGGTTTCAATCTGACCTTTTTCCCGCAGTTTGTGCTCGGCTATCTCGGCATGCCGCGGCGCTACCACGTGTATCCCGAAGAGTTCCAGGTGTTGAACGTGTTGTCCACCGCGGGCGCAACGATTCTGGGCGTGGGCTACTTGATTCCGCTCATCTACTTCATCTGGTCGCTCAAGAGCGGCCCGCGTGCCAGCGCCAACCCGTGGAGCGCCACCGGCCTGGAGTGGCAAACCACCTCGCCGCCGCCCACGCACAATTTCGACAAAACGCCGGTCGTGACCGACGACGCCTACGACTACGCCAAATACGCCAAGGAACACGCCAAAGCAGAGGAGGCGACCCTTGTCTGA
- a CDS encoding T9SS type A sorting domain-containing protein: MNLRDINWRRAALLAVVVLLNPGRAALAPAQSNNPTASQLLGTFEWRSDPAGGANRFDEAIIAFTVRELPDGRLQVSARVDMGEGKAGDDYLINPYLRLHFDKQYLLRGTVGGKRAEPSPARLAPFATELVFAKPQGPVEGWHAGYESYVDGSHVRDTGKGEEESEGLFDAVAPAISAVRLLNASQTAATLRWETDEPAFAQVEFGPTAGYGSASAATTEPATTHTVQLANLLPNTLYHYRAQVWDAAGNTAVSPDFTFTSALNAPDTLTAYDDFERTDLGPDWTREPQYWTITDGELDHTPEAWKSWRYLTVYNAVSNGDGREIIEVSYRWGKNVTALGVREGALALMVDEDSPHANGYWIWHRYSQVWLWTINNGEYVGGLDLGRWSGSADPGAGDVVTIRIRQESDGNHFDYYINGSYSATAHDPAKHFPTSERWYVGFFLRGEEMKNEVDDFQITYVRKPGGASAPASLAGGSATPPQQFFLSPNYPNPFHQDTRLWLQVPEPGRAQAVIYNLQGQEMLRLFEGQLAGGTHLLHWNGATAGGSQARNGVYFLRILFEGENGSRELSTRRLLLAR, from the coding sequence GTGAACCTGCGTGACATCAACTGGCGGCGGGCCGCGCTGCTCGCCGTTGTCGTTTTGCTGAATCCCGGCCGCGCGGCATTGGCGCCGGCGCAGTCCAACAATCCCACCGCCTCGCAACTTCTCGGCACCTTTGAATGGCGCTCGGACCCGGCAGGCGGTGCCAACCGCTTCGACGAGGCGATCATCGCCTTCACCGTGCGGGAGCTGCCGGACGGGCGGTTGCAGGTTTCTGCTCGAGTGGACATGGGTGAAGGCAAGGCCGGGGATGATTATCTCATCAACCCCTATCTGCGGTTGCATTTTGACAAGCAATATCTTCTGCGCGGCACGGTCGGCGGCAAGCGAGCCGAACCCAGCCCGGCGCGGTTGGCGCCCTTTGCAACCGAGCTGGTCTTTGCCAAACCGCAGGGTCCGGTCGAGGGCTGGCACGCCGGCTATGAATCCTACGTCGATGGCTCGCATGTTCGCGACACCGGCAAAGGTGAGGAGGAAAGCGAAGGTTTGTTTGATGCCGTCGCGCCCGCGATCAGTGCGGTGCGGCTGCTGAACGCCTCGCAAACCGCCGCCACCCTGCGCTGGGAAACCGACGAGCCGGCATTCGCACAAGTTGAGTTCGGCCCGACCGCCGGCTATGGCAGCGCCTCGGCAGCGACCACAGAGCCGGCCACCACTCACACCGTGCAATTGGCGAATCTGCTGCCGAACACGCTTTATCACTATCGCGCCCAGGTCTGGGATGCGGCCGGCAACACGGCAGTCTCACCGGATTTCACCTTCACCAGCGCCCTGAATGCACCCGACACGCTCACGGCTTATGACGATTTCGAGCGCACGGACCTCGGCCCGGACTGGACGCGCGAACCGCAATACTGGACGATCACCGACGGCGAGCTCGATCACACGCCCGAGGCCTGGAAGTCGTGGCGCTATCTCACGGTGTATAACGCAGTGAGCAACGGCGATGGCCGCGAGATTATCGAAGTGTCTTACCGCTGGGGCAAGAATGTGACGGCGTTGGGCGTGCGCGAAGGCGCGCTCGCGCTGATGGTGGATGAGGACAGTCCGCACGCGAACGGGTATTGGATTTGGCATCGTTACAGCCAGGTCTGGCTGTGGACTATCAACAACGGGGAGTACGTCGGCGGACTCGATCTCGGGCGCTGGTCCGGCTCCGCCGATCCCGGCGCCGGTGACGTGGTCACCATCAGGATCCGGCAGGAGAGTGACGGCAATCATTTCGATTACTACATCAACGGCAGTTATTCCGCCACCGCGCATGATCCCGCCAAGCATTTTCCCACCTCCGAGCGCTGGTACGTGGGCTTTTTTCTGCGCGGCGAAGAAATGAAGAACGAAGTCGATGATTTCCAGATCACCTATGTGCGCAAACCCGGCGGTGCTTCTGCGCCCGCGAGTTTGGCCGGCGGCAGCGCCACACCACCGCAACAGTTTTTCCTCTCACCCAACTATCCCAATCCATTCCATCAAGACACCCGCCTGTGGTTGCAAGTGCCGGAGCCGGGCCGTGCGCAAGCCGTGATCTACAACCTGCAAGGCCAGGAGATGTTGCGGCTGTTCGAAGGCCAACTGGCGGGCGGCACACATCTGCTGCACTGGAACGGCGCCACTGCCGGCGGCAGCCAGGCGCGCAACGGCGTCTATTTCCTGCGCATTCTTTTCGAGGGCGAGAACGGCAGCCGCGAGCTTTCCACGCGCAGGCTGTTGCTGGCGAGATGA
- a CDS encoding cytochrome c oxidase subunit 3 family protein, with product MSEHHPALAHHFEDLDQQFEAAGLGMWAFLVQEILFFGGLFAAYLVYRMSYPEAFIQGSHYLDITLGGVNTAILICSSLTMALAVFYGQQSKRQQLILFLFLTIVLGAAFLGIKAVEYTHKYHEHLIPGPMFHPAEAHPPQMQIFFALYFAMTGMHALHMVIGIGILFFLIYQARQGRYSREYNSPIEIFGLYWHFVDIVWIFLFPLLYLIGRH from the coding sequence TTGTCTGAGCATCATCCCGCGCTCGCCCACCACTTCGAAGACCTGGACCAGCAGTTCGAAGCCGCCGGGCTGGGCATGTGGGCTTTCTTGGTGCAGGAAATTCTGTTTTTCGGCGGTTTGTTTGCCGCCTACCTGGTGTACCGCATGAGCTATCCCGAGGCCTTCATCCAGGGCAGCCATTATCTCGACATCACGCTGGGCGGCGTCAACACCGCCATTCTGATCTGCAGCAGCCTGACCATGGCGCTGGCGGTGTTCTACGGCCAGCAGAGCAAGCGCCAGCAGTTGATTCTGTTTTTGTTTCTCACCATCGTGCTGGGCGCGGCCTTTTTGGGAATCAAAGCAGTCGAGTACACGCACAAGTATCACGAGCATCTCATTCCCGGCCCGATGTTCCACCCCGCGGAAGCGCACCCGCCGCAGATGCAGATTTTCTTCGCGCTGTATTTTGCGATGACCGGCATGCACGCGCTGCACATGGTGATCGGCATCGGCATCCTGTTCTTCCTCATTTACCAAGCGCGGCAGGGCCGCTATTCCCGCGAATACAATTCGCCCATTGAAATTTTCGGGCTGTACTGGCACTTCGTTGACATCGTCTGGATTTTTCTGTTCCCGTTACTTTATCTCATAGGTCGTCACTGA
- a CDS encoding cytochrome C oxidase subunit IV family protein, with amino-acid sequence MGPHLVPKRVYYTIIAALLVLTAVTVIVAFIDLGPFNNLIAMTIAVAKATLVVLYFMHVRYSGKLTWVFAGAGFVWLIILFVFLLNDYLTREAWSNLLTGHL; translated from the coding sequence ATGGGTCCCCATCTCGTTCCCAAGCGCGTTTACTATACCATCATCGCGGCGTTGCTCGTCCTGACGGCCGTGACCGTGATCGTGGCCTTCATCGATCTCGGGCCGTTCAACAACCTGATCGCGATGACCATCGCCGTCGCCAAAGCCACGCTGGTGGTGCTCTACTTCATGCACGTGCGCTACAGCGGCAAGCTCACCTGGGTGTTTGCCGGCGCCGGCTTCGTCTGGTTGATCATCCTGTTCGTATTTCTGCTCAACGACTATCTCACCCGCGAGGCTTGGAGCAATTTGCTGACCGGCCACCTCTAG